From the Manis javanica isolate MJ-LG chromosome 11, MJ_LKY, whole genome shotgun sequence genome, one window contains:
- the TCP11L1 gene encoding T-complex protein 11-like protein 1 isoform X1, translating into MILSKALKMLWKVLMKLFRRKESRALLAPKEYKDLTRPEDTEQHPHHIHTCENPAPHEGASPPRFVTVEELLETAKGVTNMALAHEIVVNGDFRIKPVELLQDSLEKRVKEIVHKAFWDCLSVQLSEDPPTYDHAIKLVGEIKETLLSFLLPGHTRLRNQITEVLDLDLIKQEAENGALDISKLAEFITGMMGTLCAPARDEEVKKLKDIKEIVPLFRAIFSVLDLMKVDMANFAVSSIRPHLMQQSVEYERKKFQGLLEKQPNSLDFVTQWLEEAADDLMKEKYKNALPAGGEATDCAGSPLPSPAAVQNHAYLKLLKWDHLQRPFPETVLMDQSRFQEFQLRLEQLTILGAVLLVTFSMAAPGISSQADVAEKLKMIVEILLTDMHLPSFHLKDALTTIGEKVCVEVSSCLSLRGLTPFTTDKEMVLKGQIQAVASPNDAIRRIVGSRILVFLETYLASGHQKPLPTVPGGLGPVQNELEEVAIKFVRLVNYNKMVFSPYYDAILSKILVRS; encoded by the exons agaccagaggacacagaacaacatccacaccatatccacacctgcgagaacccagcgcctcatgaagggg CTAGTCCTCCTCGATTTGTGACAGTAGAAGAACTTCTAGAGACAGCAAAAGGAGTCACTAATATGGCTCTAGCCCATGAAATTGTAGTAAATGGAGACTTCCGGATTAAACCAGTTGAGTTACTGCAAGACAG CTTGGAAAAGAGAGTAAAGGAGATTGTACATAAAGCTTTTTGGGATTGCTTGAGTGTCCAGCTAAGTGAAGACCCCCCAACATATGACCATGCCATCAAGCTTGTTGGAGAGATCAAAGAG ACTCTCTTATCTTTCTTGCTGCCTGGTCACACTAGACTGAGAAACCAAATAACAGAAGTCTTGGATCTGGATCTGATAAAGCAGGAGGCAGAGAATGGGGCCCTAGACATTTCCAAGCTGGCAGAATTCATCACTGGCATGATGGGGACACTCTGTGCACCTGCTCGAGATGAGGAAGTTAAGAAACTAAAGGACATTAAGGAAATAGTGCCCCTTTTCAG aGCAATTTTTTCTGTGTTGGACCTAATGAAAGTGGACATGGCGAACTTTGCTGTCAGCAGCATTAGGCCACATCTCATGCAGCAGTCAGTTGAATATGAAAGGAAGAAGTTTCAAGGACTCTTGGAGAAGCAACCAA ATTCCCTGGACTTCGTCACCCAGTGGCTGGAAGAAGCAGCAGATGACCTTATGAAAGAGAAGTATAAAAATGCCCTGCCAGCTGGGGGAGAGGCCACGGACTGTGCGGGCAGTCCCCTGCCAAGTCCTGCTGCTGTTCAGAATCATGCGTacctgaagcttctgaaatgGGACCATCTCCAGAGACCTTTCCCTGAA ACAGTTTTGATGGACCAGTCCCGCTTCCAAGAATTTCAGCTCCGGCTGGAGCAGCTGACCATCCTGGGGGCTGTGTTGCTGGTCACATTCAGCATGGCAGcccctggaatttccagccagGCCGACGTCGCTGAGAAACTCAAGATGATTGTGGAGATTCTGCTGACAGATATGCATCTGCC CTCCTTCCATCTGAAGGATGCCCTGACTACCATTGGGGAGAAGGTCTGTGTGGAGGTGAGCAGCTGCCTTTCCCTGCGTGGACTCACACCCTTCACCACAGACAAGGAGATGGTGCTCAAGGGCCAGATCCAGGCTGTGGCCAGTCCCAACGATGCCATCCGCCGGATTGTGG GTTCCCGCATCCTGGTCTTCTTAGAAACCTACCTTGCCTCTGGTCATCAGAAGCCTTTGCCCACAGTACCTGGGGGATTGGGTCCAGTTCAAAATGAGCTGGAGGAAGTTGCTATTAAATTCGTTCGCCTGGTCAACTATAACAAGATGGTCTTCAGTCCCTACTATGATGCAATCCTCAGTAAGATCCTTGTCAGATCCTAA
- the TCP11L1 gene encoding T-complex protein 11-like protein 1 isoform X3 — MALAHEIVVNGDFRIKPVELLQDSLEKRVKEIVHKAFWDCLSVQLSEDPPTYDHAIKLVGEIKETLLSFLLPGHTRLRNQITEVLDLDLIKQEAENGALDISKLAEFITGMMGTLCAPARDEEVKKLKDIKEIVPLFRAIFSVLDLMKVDMANFAVSSIRPHLMQQSVEYERKKFQGLLEKQPNSLDFVTQWLEEAADDLMKEKYKNALPAGGEATDCAGSPLPSPAAVQNHAYLKLLKWDHLQRPFPETVLMDQSRFQEFQLRLEQLTILGAVLLVTFSMAAPGISSQADVAEKLKMIVEILLTDMHLPSFHLKDALTTIGEKVCVEVSSCLSLRGLTPFTTDKEMVLKGQIQAVASPNDAIRRIVGSRILVFLETYLASGHQKPLPTVPGGLGPVQNELEEVAIKFVRLVNYNKMVFSPYYDAILSKILVRS, encoded by the exons ATGGCTCTAGCCCATGAAATTGTAGTAAATGGAGACTTCCGGATTAAACCAGTTGAGTTACTGCAAGACAG CTTGGAAAAGAGAGTAAAGGAGATTGTACATAAAGCTTTTTGGGATTGCTTGAGTGTCCAGCTAAGTGAAGACCCCCCAACATATGACCATGCCATCAAGCTTGTTGGAGAGATCAAAGAG ACTCTCTTATCTTTCTTGCTGCCTGGTCACACTAGACTGAGAAACCAAATAACAGAAGTCTTGGATCTGGATCTGATAAAGCAGGAGGCAGAGAATGGGGCCCTAGACATTTCCAAGCTGGCAGAATTCATCACTGGCATGATGGGGACACTCTGTGCACCTGCTCGAGATGAGGAAGTTAAGAAACTAAAGGACATTAAGGAAATAGTGCCCCTTTTCAG aGCAATTTTTTCTGTGTTGGACCTAATGAAAGTGGACATGGCGAACTTTGCTGTCAGCAGCATTAGGCCACATCTCATGCAGCAGTCAGTTGAATATGAAAGGAAGAAGTTTCAAGGACTCTTGGAGAAGCAACCAA ATTCCCTGGACTTCGTCACCCAGTGGCTGGAAGAAGCAGCAGATGACCTTATGAAAGAGAAGTATAAAAATGCCCTGCCAGCTGGGGGAGAGGCCACGGACTGTGCGGGCAGTCCCCTGCCAAGTCCTGCTGCTGTTCAGAATCATGCGTacctgaagcttctgaaatgGGACCATCTCCAGAGACCTTTCCCTGAA ACAGTTTTGATGGACCAGTCCCGCTTCCAAGAATTTCAGCTCCGGCTGGAGCAGCTGACCATCCTGGGGGCTGTGTTGCTGGTCACATTCAGCATGGCAGcccctggaatttccagccagGCCGACGTCGCTGAGAAACTCAAGATGATTGTGGAGATTCTGCTGACAGATATGCATCTGCC CTCCTTCCATCTGAAGGATGCCCTGACTACCATTGGGGAGAAGGTCTGTGTGGAGGTGAGCAGCTGCCTTTCCCTGCGTGGACTCACACCCTTCACCACAGACAAGGAGATGGTGCTCAAGGGCCAGATCCAGGCTGTGGCCAGTCCCAACGATGCCATCCGCCGGATTGTGG GTTCCCGCATCCTGGTCTTCTTAGAAACCTACCTTGCCTCTGGTCATCAGAAGCCTTTGCCCACAGTACCTGGGGGATTGGGTCCAGTTCAAAATGAGCTGGAGGAAGTTGCTATTAAATTCGTTCGCCTGGTCAACTATAACAAGATGGTCTTCAGTCCCTACTATGATGCAATCCTCAGTAAGATCCTTGTCAGATCCTAA